The Chlamydia sp. sequence TACAGCAAAGATAAAAGGGAGGCTGTGTGATAAAGCGCATAGGATTATTGTTTCCTGGGCAAGGGAGTCAGTTTGTTGGCATGGGTAAGGATCTTTGTCAACAGTATTCAGAGGTCTCAAGATTATTTGCACAAGCCGATGAATTTCTCGGATTCTCGCTCTCTTCAATCATGTTTGAAGGTCCTGAAGAAAATCTTTTGAAAACTGCAAATAGTCAACTGGCTATTTATCTTCATAGTTTAGCCGTTTTAGAGGTTTTGCTAGCACGATGTCCTTTTGAGCTTGTTTTAGTTTCAGGGTTAAGTCTGGGAGAATATACAGCATTGACAGCTTCTAAGCGTATTAGTGTGGAAGATGGGCTTCGGGTGGTTCAGAAACGGGCAGAGCTTATGGAGGCTGCTTGTGAGCAATCTTTGGGAGGTATGGCGGCTGTTTTAGGATTGCCATCGGAGGTTGTATCGCAAGCTTTAGAATCTATAGGGGATGGGATTTGGGTGGCTAATTACAATGCTCCCAAGCAGACTGTAATCGCAGGTATTAGAAGTAAAGTAGAAGAGGCTGCTATAGTTTTACGAGAATTAGGGGCTAAAAAAGTAGTGATGTTGAAGGTTTCTGGAGCTTTTCACACACCATTTATGCAGATGGCACAAGATGAATTGGCCCCTTATTTATGTCAGATAGCTTTTAAAGACTCTGCTATTGCATTTGCTTCCAATGTAATAGGAGAACTTGTTTATGAAAATGAGATCATCCGTTCTTTAATGATTAAACAAATGACTTCTCCAACTTTATGGTATCAAACATGTTTTCAAATTGATCCGAAAGTGGATGTGTTTCTTGAGCTTGGACCAGGAAATGTTCTAACTGGGCTTTGCCGATCGATAGGTCTTGTGACGCCTTGCAAGCCTTTAGGGTCCGTAGAAGATATAGAAAATTTTTGTCGGAGTTGTGAATGAGTGGCTTATTGGTAAATAAGACAGCGATTGTGACCGGTGGTTCTAGGGGAATTGGTTTTAGTATAGCACAATTGTTTGCTGAGCATGGAGCTAATGTTCAGATTTGGGGAGTCAATGAAGAGGCTGGACAGGCTGCGGCCCAAAATCTTTCTGAAAAAACGAAAAGGAAAGTATCTTTTGCTTTGGTTGATGTCAGTAAGAATCATATGGTTTCGTCCCAAGTTCAAAACTTTTTGTCAGAATATGGGACTATTGATGTTGTTGTGAATAACGCCGGTATTACTAAAGATGCTCTCTTAATGAGAATGTCCGAGGAAGAGTGGTCTTCTGTAATTAATACGAATTTAAGCTCTGTATATAACGTTTGTTCAGCTGTTGTGAGACCTATGATTAAAGCTAGGTCTGGTGCTATTGTGAATATTAGTTCTATTGTGGGGCTAAAAGGAAGCCCGGGTCAAACCAACTATGCTGCAGCTAAAGCCGGGATTATTGGATTTAGTAAGGCTTTGTCCAAAGAAGTTGGAGGAAAAAACATTCGTGTGAATTGTATTGCTCCAGGTTTTATTGATACTGATATGACTAAAAGTTTAAGCGATAATTTGAAAAGCGAATGGTTAAAAGGTGTTCCTTTAGGGCGGGCTGGATCTCCAGAAGAAGTTGCTCAAGCAGCTTTATTTTTAGTTTCTGAGCATTCTTCTTATATCACGGGGCAGGTTTTAAGTGTTGATGGAGGGATGGCTTAAGAAGTTAAGAAAGGTTATCTTGAAAAATTAAGTTTTTTCATGGTAACTTCTTCTTTATCTCTGCGGGCAGTTTATACTTCTCGCTTCAGGCCTTTCTGAAAATTGTATTTGGGAGGCACTTCTTTGACTGTAGATACAGTCGAAAATATAGTAGCTGTTGCAGGGCATGCTCAATTTATTTAGTAGGAACCCTTACGCATAGAATGTGCGAAAGAGTAGACTTGTGGGGATCGATTGCGCTAGTTTTGTATAAAATTAGATTTTTTTTGCTATAGGCTCTGCGAGAAAACCAATAGCTGTTTAGAACAGTCATGAGCCGTCCGTCTGATTAAGATGGGAGGCGCTTCATTTTGAAATGAAAGTAAGGATCATAGGATGAGTTTAGAAGATGATGTAAAAGCGATTATAGTTGATCAACTCGGAGTAAGCCCTGAGGACGTCAAGGAGAGCTCTTCTTTCATAGAGGATCTTAATGCTGATAGCTTGGACTTAA is a genomic window containing:
- the fabD gene encoding ACP S-malonyltransferase, giving the protein MKRIGLLFPGQGSQFVGMGKDLCQQYSEVSRLFAQADEFLGFSLSSIMFEGPEENLLKTANSQLAIYLHSLAVLEVLLARCPFELVLVSGLSLGEYTALTASKRISVEDGLRVVQKRAELMEAACEQSLGGMAAVLGLPSEVVSQALESIGDGIWVANYNAPKQTVIAGIRSKVEEAAIVLRELGAKKVVMLKVSGAFHTPFMQMAQDELAPYLCQIAFKDSAIAFASNVIGELVYENEIIRSLMIKQMTSPTLWYQTCFQIDPKVDVFLELGPGNVLTGLCRSIGLVTPCKPLGSVEDIENFCRSCE
- the fabG gene encoding 3-oxoacyl-ACP reductase FabG, with protein sequence MSGLLVNKTAIVTGGSRGIGFSIAQLFAEHGANVQIWGVNEEAGQAAAQNLSEKTKRKVSFALVDVSKNHMVSSQVQNFLSEYGTIDVVVNNAGITKDALLMRMSEEEWSSVINTNLSSVYNVCSAVVRPMIKARSGAIVNISSIVGLKGSPGQTNYAAAKAGIIGFSKALSKEVGGKNIRVNCIAPGFIDTDMTKSLSDNLKSEWLKGVPLGRAGSPEEVAQAALFLVSEHSSYITGQVLSVDGGMA
- the acpP gene encoding acyl carrier protein, encoding MSLEDDVKAIIVDQLGVSPEDVKESSSFIEDLNADSLDLTELIMTLEEKFAFEISEDEAEQLRTVGDVIKYIQERQN